The genomic stretch CATTCTCGGGGATGAACTCGACGCCAGCCGCTTCGAGGGCGCGCTCGATCGCCGCCAATGCGTCTTCCGAGCCGCCGTATTTGCCTGTCTCGAAATTCGAGATCGTATTGCGGTGAACTCCAGCCGCCTTGGAAAGGTCGGCAAGGGACCAGTTCAACGCCGCTCTCGCCATCCTCACTTGTGCAGGCTTCACAACTCATGTCCCTTGTGCTAATTTCACAAGTGTAAGTATCACAACCAACTGGAGAAATCCAATGCCGAACACCTGTGTTCCGGCGGCCGGCGAAGCTATGCCCGCTGCCGAGGTAATGCCGATCATCGGGCGATTTTCCGGCCGGATCCTGCTCGTCCAGCGGAGGCCGTCATGACCTACGCCGCAATAGCCATGCTGCTGAGCGCAGCGGCCTTACGCACGCGCCTGGCGCGCGGTAGCCTCGCCTACCTACTCCTGAAGACGTCCAACGTCCTGCACGACGCTGGCGCCCGCGTAATCGACAACATCGAGGAGGACTTCCATGGATGAGATCCAGCTTACGGCAGCCGCCGAAGGCATGCCCAATTTCAACCGCCGGAAGGCCTTGGCCGTCACCGGGTCGGGCCTAGCTGCCACCATCGCCGCAATGGTTGCGCCTCGCAACGCAGCCGCTGCGGTGGTCGTCAATGAGGCGCCGGTCACCCGCGTCAACAACTTGGCCTGGGCCCTGGCGCGGGCCATGGACGACTGGATGGTCGACCTCGGAGTTGATGGCGTCCCGGATATCTGGAAGGCTCACGTCTACCCCTACAGCCAGCGCAAGCATCCCGTCGCGTTCGAAAGCCTTGATCGGTCGCCTTCACCTTCTGCCCGAGTGGCCGAACTCGAAGCCGCATTCCACGCCGAATGGGCAGCGCTCCGGGCCATAGAGCCGGCGCTGAATGCGGCAGAGCTGCGCTATATGGAGATCAAGGGGAGTCGGCCCGTCATGGGTGAAATGACGCCCGAGGAAGCCGACAGGCTTCGCAGCACCACTGTCGCTGACCTTGCAAAGCTACCGCCTAACCGCGCCAGCGTCGAACATGCCGAGGCAATGCGCGCGTATAACAAAGCCGACGCTGCTGCTCGCCGCAAGACGGGTTACGGCAAGCTCGATAGAGCATACATGAAGGCCACGCACCGTACTTCGGACGTGGCCAACGCGCTCCTTCGCCATCCCGCCATGACGCTTGAAGACCTTGCCTCCAAGGTGCGGGTTCATCGGGTGTGGGAGTACGACGGGGAAGACTTCAACTTCATTATGGACGACATCGCCCGTGTAGCCGGGAAGGCGGGTGCGTCATGAATCGCCAGACCCTGTTCATCGGCATGACGCCGACCCTTCGCCTGCGCATCGAAACGACGATCGAGAACCTGCTGTCGTTGCTCGACGAGATCGATGGCGACGAGAACCTTGAGCCATACCACGCTGGCTTTGATCAGCGCACCATGGACGATCGCGAAGGCGACGACGAGCGGGAAGCGATAGACGAGCGCGAGGACGATCACGGGGATTACGACGGCCCCGGCTTCATATCGGGAGGGCAGGGTCTCTAAATTCTAAAGCACTAGGATGCGCACATTTCGCCATTTGACACCACTATGCGCATATGCAATACATATACGCATAAAGGAGGCGCGAATGGCAAAGATGAGCATATACCTGCCGGACGAACTGAAAGAGCGCATGGACACCCGGCCAACCGATAATTGGTCCGGCATCGCCCAGCGAGCATTTGAAATGCAGATCAACTCAACCCTCAAAGGAGGCAGTGACATGACAGCAGTGATTGAACGGCTCCGCGCATCGAAGGAGAAGATCGAGGAGCAGCAGCGCCCGGAATGGACAAAAGACGGGCGCGAGTGGGCAAGCGAGCGGGCACAGTATGACGAACTCGCTCGCTACGGCGAGATCGACGTCGACCAATACGACGAACCAAACGAACTTCTGCGGGCCATGTGCGTGGCCTACTACGACGAGCTTGATATCGACGGCATGCAGATAGCAGAAATGTGCGAGATGTTGACAGGCTCCGAGGACAAGCGACCGACTCTCAACCAACTGATCTGGTTCGTAGAAGGCGCCCAGGAAGTCTGGGAACAGGTCAAGGACGA from Mesorhizobium sp. NZP2077 encodes the following:
- a CDS encoding helix-turn-helix transcriptional regulator is translated as MARAALNWSLADLSKAAGVHRNTISNFETGKYGGSEDALAAIERALEAAGVEFIPENGGGAGVRLRRAR